A portion of the Paracoccaceae bacterium Fryx2 genome contains these proteins:
- a CDS encoding IS110 family transposase, which produces MKEVTIIGVDLAKNVFQLHGAAADGSVVFRKKLTRVQFHKFMSGHPACLVAMEACGSSHYWAREVAQMGHDPRLIAPRYVKPFVKRHKNDTADAEAIVEAALRPTMRFVDPKTPDQQGGAVLFRTRAQFIRQRTEAINALRAHLYEFGYIAPIGVQNVKQLVEIVDADNSDLPALVRFSCRELIEQISRLTERLAVLDKEISRLSGEVARRLRTMPGVGPITALAVETFAPVMESFRCGRDFAAWLGLVPLQRSTGGKQILGKTSKMGQCDIRRLLIVGAMAVVGSSVRRGAPKGSWLEKMLARKPRMLVAIALANKMARGLWAMLTKNEEYRGPVMVG; this is translated from the coding sequence GTGAAAGAAGTGACCATCATTGGCGTTGATCTTGCAAAGAACGTTTTCCAGCTTCATGGCGCTGCGGCCGATGGTTCGGTCGTGTTCCGCAAGAAGCTTACGCGGGTTCAGTTTCATAAGTTCATGTCGGGTCATCCCGCCTGCCTTGTGGCGATGGAGGCTTGCGGCAGTTCGCATTACTGGGCGCGTGAGGTGGCACAGATGGGCCATGACCCACGTCTGATCGCGCCCCGCTACGTCAAGCCCTTCGTCAAGCGGCACAAGAACGATACCGCCGATGCCGAGGCCATCGTCGAAGCGGCCCTGCGTCCAACCATGCGCTTTGTGGACCCCAAGACGCCAGATCAGCAGGGGGGGGCGGTTTTGTTTCGGACCCGCGCGCAGTTCATTCGTCAGCGCACCGAGGCCATAAACGCGCTGCGGGCGCATCTTTATGAATTCGGCTATATCGCGCCGATCGGGGTTCAGAATGTGAAGCAACTGGTCGAGATCGTAGACGCTGACAACAGCGACCTGCCCGCGCTGGTGCGCTTTTCCTGCCGCGAGTTGATTGAACAGATCTCGCGGCTGACCGAGCGGCTTGCGGTGCTGGACAAGGAAATCTCTCGTCTTTCAGGCGAGGTCGCCCGGCGTCTGCGGACTATGCCGGGCGTCGGGCCGATCACGGCGCTGGCCGTCGAAACCTTCGCGCCGGTCATGGAAAGCTTTCGCTGCGGGCGTGATTTCGCGGCATGGCTTGGTCTGGTGCCATTGCAACGATCAACGGGCGGCAAGCAGATCTTGGGCAAGACATCGAAAATGGGCCAGTGCGATATCCGGCGATTGCTTATTGTCGGCGCGATGGCGGTGGTGGGTTCATCGGTTCGAAGGGGCGCTCCCAAGGGATCATGGTTGGAGAAAATGCTGGCCCGCAAGCCACGCATGCTGGTCGCCATCGCCTTGGCCAACAAGATGGCGCGCGGTCTTTGGGCCATGTTGACGAAAAACGAGGAATACCGGGGGCCGGTGATGGTGGGGTGA
- a CDS encoding site-specific DNA-methyltransferase: protein MDLVFAPSQIETWPLDRLRPYARNAKIHGTDQVAKIAASMAKFGWTVPCMVADDGELIAGHGRVLAAAMLGLKDVPVIRLSHLDEAERRAYRIADNKLTELGEWDEAMLRDEIAGLLAEDFDLSLLGITDEDLDALLRDPDALGGDGPVEGEDDIPEPPVTPVSVAGDLWQLGSHRLICGDSTSADVVGRLLGDVRPLLMVTDPPYGVEYDPSWRNQTGAAKTKRTGLVLNDDRADWREAWALFPGDVAYVWHGALHAAEVAESLMAVGFNVRSQIIWAKESLVFSRGDYHWQHEPCWYAVKKTGKGHWAGDRKQTTLWKIANKDQDATTIHSTQKPVECMRRPMLNNSNPGQAVYEPFMGSGTTLIAAETTGRVCFGIELNPVYVDVAIERWQQFTDAKAVLVETGETFADLKAKRLAA from the coding sequence ATGGACCTGGTCTTTGCACCGAGCCAGATCGAGACTTGGCCTCTCGACCGGCTGCGCCCCTATGCCCGCAATGCCAAAATCCACGGCACCGACCAGGTCGCCAAGATCGCCGCCAGCATGGCAAAGTTTGGTTGGACTGTGCCCTGCATGGTGGCCGACGACGGCGAGCTGATTGCCGGGCATGGTCGGGTGCTGGCGGCTGCGATGCTCGGGTTGAAGGACGTACCGGTGATCCGGCTCAGCCATCTCGACGAAGCCGAGCGTCGGGCTTACCGGATCGCCGACAATAAACTGACCGAGCTGGGCGAATGGGACGAGGCGATGCTGCGCGACGAGATCGCGGGGCTGCTGGCCGAGGATTTCGACCTGTCGCTGCTCGGGATCACCGACGAAGATCTGGATGCGCTGTTGCGGGATCCAGATGCGCTGGGCGGCGACGGGCCGGTTGAGGGCGAAGACGACATTCCCGAACCGCCGGTCACGCCGGTGTCGGTTGCGGGTGACCTCTGGCAGCTGGGATCACACCGGTTGATCTGCGGCGACAGCACCTCCGCTGATGTGGTCGGGCGGTTGCTCGGTGATGTTCGCCCCCTGCTGATGGTGACCGACCCGCCCTATGGAGTCGAATACGATCCCTCCTGGCGCAACCAGACGGGCGCGGCGAAGACCAAGCGCACCGGCCTTGTGCTGAACGACGACCGGGCCGACTGGCGCGAGGCTTGGGCGCTGTTCCCCGGCGATGTCGCCTATGTCTGGCACGGTGCGCTGCACGCGGCAGAGGTGGCCGAGAGCCTCATGGCGGTAGGCTTCAACGTTCGGTCGCAGATCATCTGGGCCAAGGAGAGCCTCGTTTTCAGCCGTGGCGATTACCACTGGCAACATGAACCCTGCTGGTATGCCGTCAAGAAGACCGGCAAGGGCCACTGGGCTGGCGACCGCAAGCAGACCACGCTATGGAAGATCGCCAACAAGGACCAAGACGCTACCACCATCCACAGCACCCAGAAGCCGGTCGAGTGCATGCGCCGCCCGATGCTGAACAATTCCAACCCAGGTCAGGCGGTGTATGAACCCTTCATGGGATCCGGCACCACGCTGATCGCGGCGGAAACCACCGGGCGGGTGTGCTTCGGGATCGAGCTGAACCCGGTCTACGTCGATGTCGCCATCGAGCGCTGGCAGCAGTTCACCGATGCCAAGGCTGTACTGGTCGAGACGGGCGAGACCTTCGCCGACCTGAAGGCGAAGAGGCTGGCGGCATGA
- a CDS encoding site-specific DNA-methyltransferase, which produces MNAPLLPGQIEHWPLARLNPYARNAKTHNADQVAKIAASMAEFGWTVPCLVAEDGELIAGHGRVLAAAHLGLSEAPVIILGHLTKAQRRAYRIADNKLTELGGWDEALLLQELQALLAEDFDLGLIGIPEDELEALLADADEHPVISDDAADAIPEPPADPITKPGDIWALGKHRLCCGDATDSAAVAQLMQGDRATLMFTSPPYAQQRDYGAAKEKVGDWDALMQGVFAAAPVTAEAQLLVNLGLVHRDREWQPYWEGWVEWMRGSGWRRFGWYVWDQGPGLPGDWNGRLAPSHEFIFHFNRAPRKPHKTVPSKHAGETLGGGGLRGVDGTVHAKTGTGNAIQSHRIPDSVFRIMRHKGGLGPAGSHPAVFPVALVEAVLTAFSDPGDLIYEPFCGSGTQIVAAERAGRRCFAMELDPVYCDVAVRRWEMATGRKAQLENRNETTIGRETRQK; this is translated from the coding sequence ATGAACGCGCCCCTGCTGCCCGGGCAGATTGAACATTGGCCCCTCGCCCGTCTGAACCCTTACGCCCGCAACGCCAAGACCCACAATGCCGATCAGGTCGCCAAGATCGCTGCCAGCATGGCCGAGTTCGGCTGGACTGTGCCCTGCCTTGTGGCCGAGGACGGCGAGTTGATCGCGGGTCATGGCCGTGTCCTGGCCGCCGCCCATCTTGGCCTGTCCGAGGCACCGGTCATCATTCTGGGCCATCTGACCAAGGCGCAGCGCCGGGCTTACCGGATCGCCGACAACAAGTTAACCGAGCTGGGCGGCTGGGACGAGGCCCTGCTACTGCAAGAATTGCAGGCGCTGTTGGCAGAGGACTTTGACCTTGGGCTAATTGGCATCCCTGAGGATGAGCTGGAAGCTTTGCTGGCGGACGCCGACGAACACCCGGTGATTTCAGACGATGCCGCCGATGCCATCCCCGAGCCACCCGCCGATCCGATCACCAAGCCGGGCGACATCTGGGCGCTAGGCAAACACCGGCTTTGCTGCGGCGACGCAACGGATTCTGCCGCCGTGGCCCAGCTGATGCAGGGCGATCGAGCGACGCTGATGTTCACCTCGCCGCCCTATGCCCAGCAGCGCGATTACGGCGCGGCCAAGGAAAAGGTCGGCGATTGGGATGCGCTGATGCAGGGCGTGTTTGCTGCCGCCCCGGTCACCGCTGAGGCGCAGCTGCTGGTCAACCTCGGCCTCGTGCACCGAGACCGCGAATGGCAGCCCTATTGGGAAGGATGGGTGGAATGGATGCGCGGCTCTGGCTGGCGGCGATTTGGTTGGTATGTCTGGGATCAGGGCCCCGGTTTGCCGGGCGACTGGAACGGCCGCCTGGCCCCGTCGCACGAGTTCATTTTCCACTTCAACCGCGCACCCCGCAAACCCCACAAGACGGTCCCATCGAAGCACGCGGGCGAAACCTTGGGCGGCGGTGGGCTGCGCGGGGTCGACGGCACCGTCCACGCCAAAACCGGAACCGGCAACGCGATCCAGAGCCACCGCATCCCTGATAGCGTGTTCCGCATTATGCGCCATAAGGGTGGACTGGGCCCTGCCGGATCGCACCCAGCGGTGTTCCCCGTGGCATTGGTCGAGGCTGTGCTGACAGCGTTCAGCGATCCGGGCGACCTGATCTATGAACCGTTCTGCGGCTCCGGCACCCAGATCGTCGCCGCCGAACGCGCTGGGCGGCGCTGCTTCGCGATGGAACTGGACCCGGTTTATTGCGACGTCGCAGTGCGGCGGTGGGAGATGGCGACGGGGCGAAAGGCACAGCTGGAAAATCGCAACGAGACCACCATTGGCAGGGAGACACGACAGAAATGA
- a CDS encoding DUF3489 domain-containing protein, giving the protein MTKLTDTQTIILSAGAQRPDNLALPLPKGLHGAAAKMAVTKMIAHGWLQEVDANLRRGEPLWRETGDGHGTTLVVTDAGLEAIGIEPVAVNSVTDLRNAKPVPDPQPTAAETPKLVNIRAGTKQAQIIALLQRPGGAAITEIVAETGWMAHSVRGMISGALKKKLGLPIASEKVDGRGTVYKLDAA; this is encoded by the coding sequence ATGACGAAACTCACCGACACTCAGACCATCATCCTCAGCGCCGGGGCCCAGCGCCCCGACAACCTCGCCCTGCCGCTGCCCAAGGGGCTGCACGGTGCGGCAGCGAAGATGGCCGTCACCAAAATGATCGCACATGGCTGGCTGCAAGAGGTCGACGCCAACTTGCGGCGCGGCGAACCCCTCTGGCGCGAGACCGGCGATGGCCATGGCACCACGCTGGTGGTGACCGACGCGGGGCTCGAGGCCATCGGGATCGAACCGGTGGCCGTCAACTCGGTGACCGACCTGCGCAATGCCAAGCCGGTGCCGGACCCGCAGCCGACCGCAGCGGAGACGCCGAAACTGGTCAATATCCGCGCGGGGACCAAGCAGGCCCAGATCATCGCTCTGCTGCAGCGCCCCGGGGGTGCGGCGATCACCGAGATCGTGGCAGAGACTGGCTGGATGGCTCATTCGGTACGCGGCATGATCTCCGGTGCGCTGAAAAAGAAGCTGGGCCTTCCCATTGCCTCTGAAAAGGTCGATGGCAGAGGCACTGTGTACAAGCTGGACGCGGCCTGA
- a CDS encoding phage terminase large subunit family protein: MSDSTSKPSPISGSASDSDDLTADLDLGFDGAEDILRSWRKGMRPDPDLTVSEWADAHRWLSSRGAAEPGRYRTARAPYLREIMDALSPRHPAQRISFMKAAQVGATEAGNNWIGFVIHHAPGPMLAVLPTVEMAKRTSRGRLDPLISESPVLRALVNPARSRDAGNSMLSKEFQGGILVLTGANSATGLRSMPARYIFLDEVDAYPASADEEGDPVTLAEARTTTFSHRRKVFMVSTPTIRGISRIEREYEASDQRRYFVPCPRCGAMQWLQFERLRWDKGRPDTAAYHCEGCEKPIAEHHKTQMLERGEWRATAVSSDPHSIGFHISALYSPLGWKSWQQIARDWLAAQGSDEMLRAARNTLLGETWVESGDAPEWQRLADRRETFVAQIPARGLFLTAGADVQKDRIEVDVWAWGRGLESWLVDHIVISGGPDDPACWDKLTALLSQTWVHVHGAVMPLAKLAIDTGYETAAVYAWARTQGIAQVAPVKGMEGFNRTTPVSGPTFVDATVNGRKLKRGARLWTVATATFKAETYRYLRLERPNDEDRASGAPNPAGTIHLPDWADSEWLKQLVAEQLVTIRNKRGYARQEWQKMRERNEALDTRVYARAAVWILGADRFDERMWRQLEKQAGVETLTAATKADTDTPSEPQAGRIAAPRKRGWRVSTPKYME; encoded by the coding sequence ATGTCAGACAGCACCTCGAAGCCCTCGCCGATCTCAGGGTCAGCCTCGGATAGCGATGACCTGACCGCAGACCTCGACCTCGGGTTTGATGGGGCCGAGGATATCTTGCGCAGCTGGCGCAAAGGCATGCGCCCGGATCCTGACCTGACGGTATCGGAATGGGCGGATGCGCATCGCTGGCTGTCGTCGCGCGGCGCGGCCGAGCCGGGGCGGTATCGTACCGCGCGGGCGCCCTATTTGCGCGAAATCATGGATGCCCTGTCGCCCCGCCATCCGGCGCAACGGATCAGCTTCATGAAAGCAGCGCAGGTTGGCGCGACGGAGGCTGGCAACAACTGGATCGGCTTCGTGATCCACCACGCGCCGGGCCCGATGCTGGCGGTGCTGCCGACAGTCGAGATGGCCAAGCGCACCTCGCGCGGGCGGCTCGACCCCTTGATCTCGGAAAGTCCAGTGTTGCGTGCGCTGGTCAATCCGGCCCGCTCGCGCGATGCGGGAAACTCGATGCTGTCGAAGGAATTTCAAGGTGGCATCCTGGTGCTGACCGGGGCGAACTCTGCCACCGGCCTGCGCTCAATGCCCGCGCGATATATCTTTCTCGACGAGGTCGACGCTTATCCGGCCTCGGCCGATGAGGAAGGCGATCCGGTCACGCTGGCCGAAGCCCGGACCACGACATTCTCGCACCGGCGCAAGGTGTTCATGGTTTCCACCCCGACAATCCGGGGCATCAGCCGGATCGAGCGGGAATACGAGGCATCAGACCAGCGGCGCTACTTCGTGCCCTGCCCACGTTGCGGGGCGATGCAATGGCTGCAGTTTGAGCGCCTGCGCTGGGACAAAGGGCGACCCGACACCGCCGCCTATCATTGCGAGGGTTGTGAGAAGCCCATCGCCGAGCACCACAAGACGCAGATGCTGGAGCGCGGCGAATGGCGCGCAACGGCAGTGTCGTCCGACCCGCATTCCATCGGCTTCCATATCTCCGCGCTCTATTCGCCTTTGGGCTGGAAGAGCTGGCAGCAGATCGCGCGGGATTGGCTGGCGGCCCAAGGCTCGGACGAAATGCTGCGCGCGGCGCGCAACACCCTGCTGGGCGAAACATGGGTCGAGAGTGGCGATGCGCCGGAATGGCAGCGCCTCGCGGATCGGCGCGAGACGTTCGTGGCGCAGATCCCAGCGCGGGGATTGTTTCTGACCGCTGGGGCGGACGTGCAGAAGGACCGCATCGAGGTTGATGTCTGGGCCTGGGGCCGTGGTTTGGAAAGCTGGCTCGTGGATCACATCGTGATCTCTGGCGGGCCAGATGATCCTGCCTGCTGGGACAAGCTAACGGCCCTTCTTAGCCAGACATGGGTTCATGTACACGGCGCAGTCATGCCCCTGGCGAAGCTGGCCATCGACACAGGGTATGAAACGGCAGCCGTCTATGCTTGGGCCCGCACCCAAGGCATCGCACAGGTGGCCCCCGTCAAAGGCATGGAAGGCTTCAACCGAACAACGCCAGTCTCAGGGCCGACCTTCGTTGATGCGACGGTAAACGGACGAAAGCTCAAGCGCGGCGCGCGGCTCTGGACGGTGGCCACCGCCACTTTCAAGGCGGAGACCTATCGCTATCTGCGGCTGGAGCGGCCCAATGATGAAGACCGTGCCAGTGGCGCGCCAAATCCTGCGGGCACGATCCACCTGCCAGACTGGGCAGACAGCGAATGGCTGAAACAGCTGGTGGCCGAGCAACTGGTCACGATCCGCAACAAGCGGGGCTACGCGCGCCAAGAATGGCAAAAGATGCGCGAACGCAACGAGGCGCTGGACACCCGGGTCTATGCCCGCGCGGCCGTCTGGATCCTAGGGGCCGACCGCTTCGATGAGCGGATGTGGCGACAACTCGAAAAACAAGCCGGGGTAGAGACCCTCACGGCTGCCACCAAAGCCGACACTGACACACCGTCCGAGCCTCAAGCCGGGCGGATCGCCGCCCCGCGCAAGCGCGGTTGGCGGGTAAGCACGCCCAAATACATGGAATAG
- a CDS encoding phage portal protein codes for MNWRQRLGAFVGGFDAGQHHRRLRGFQATRAHVNALIAASGPDITARARWLVRNNGYAANAVESWAANTVGDGIKPISQIADAARKEELQRLWLAWTDEADSEGLTDFYGLQRRAAREVFLAGEVFFRIRPRRANDGLSVPLQLQMLPAEMLPQHQTGMAGNGNAIRQGIEFDRVGRRVAYHFLRRHPGDSTDLGLAGEIVQVPTSEVIHVIDPVEAGQLRGVSKLAPAIVKLFLLDQYDDAELDRKKVAAMYAMFVTSPAPENPLLPSEDDDMLGGFEISPGQVVRLDPGEDVTVGQPADSGATYEPFQYRTLLQVASALGIPYPYLTNDMVKGNFSNSRLALIEFRRRVSAWQHSVMVFQLCRPVYARWMDAAVLSGALVLPGYEANRSQLLAANWLPTKWDWVDPLKDANAEIAQIEAGLKSRTQAIAERGYDAEQVDREIAAERSRERLLGLDFRRPGSPAQGVQALPGPDENGDENDDSDPTDETDDAQDPSSKPEDQT; via the coding sequence ATGAACTGGCGGCAGCGCCTCGGCGCCTTTGTCGGTGGATTTGATGCTGGCCAGCACCATCGCCGTCTGCGCGGGTTTCAGGCGACGCGCGCCCATGTGAATGCGCTGATTGCGGCGTCTGGGCCCGATATCACCGCCCGCGCCCGCTGGTTGGTGCGCAACAATGGCTACGCGGCCAATGCTGTTGAAAGCTGGGCCGCAAATACTGTCGGCGACGGGATCAAACCAATCTCGCAAATTGCGGATGCGGCGCGCAAGGAAGAGCTGCAGCGTCTTTGGCTGGCTTGGACAGATGAAGCAGACAGCGAAGGTCTGACAGATTTCTACGGGCTGCAGCGGCGAGCCGCGCGCGAAGTCTTTCTGGCGGGCGAAGTTTTCTTCAGGATCAGGCCACGGCGTGCGAACGATGGGCTTTCCGTGCCACTGCAATTGCAAATGTTGCCCGCCGAGATGTTGCCGCAGCACCAAACGGGAATGGCTGGTAACGGTAATGCTATCCGTCAGGGGATTGAATTCGACCGGGTTGGACGCCGTGTGGCCTATCACTTCCTTCGACGGCACCCCGGCGACAGCACCGATCTGGGATTGGCGGGGGAGATCGTGCAGGTTCCAACAAGCGAGGTGATCCATGTGATCGACCCCGTTGAGGCGGGGCAACTGCGTGGGGTCTCGAAGCTGGCACCGGCCATCGTGAAGCTGTTTTTGCTCGATCAATACGACGATGCCGAGCTGGACCGCAAAAAGGTCGCCGCGATGTATGCGATGTTTGTGACCTCCCCTGCCCCAGAAAACCCCCTGCTGCCGTCCGAGGATGACGACATGCTGGGCGGCTTCGAAATTAGCCCCGGCCAGGTCGTGCGGCTGGATCCGGGCGAGGATGTGACCGTGGGCCAGCCTGCAGATTCAGGGGCAACCTACGAGCCGTTCCAATACCGCACGCTGCTGCAGGTCGCCTCGGCGCTGGGCATTCCTTATCCTTATCTGACCAATGACATGGTGAAGGGGAACTTTTCGAACTCGCGACTAGCCCTTATCGAATTTCGGCGTCGCGTTTCGGCCTGGCAGCACTCTGTGATGGTCTTTCAACTTTGCCGTCCTGTCTATGCGCGCTGGATGGACGCTGCAGTGCTATCGGGCGCATTGGTTCTGCCCGGCTATGAGGCCAACCGGTCACAGTTGCTTGCGGCCAACTGGCTGCCGACCAAATGGGATTGGGTTGATCCCCTGAAGGATGCCAATGCCGAAATCGCTCAGATCGAGGCAGGGCTCAAATCCCGCACCCAAGCCATCGCCGAGCGCGGCTATGACGCAGAACAGGTCGACCGCGAAATCGCCGCCGAACGCAGCCGCGAGCGATTGCTCGGCCTCGACTTCCGCCGCCCCGGATCGCCCGCGCAAGGTGTGCAAGCTTTGCCGGGCCCGGATGAAAATGGAGACGAAAACGACGACAGCGACCCAACAGATGAAACCGATGACGCGCAAGACCCTTCGAGCAAGCCTGAGGACCAGACATGA
- a CDS encoding S49 family peptidase translates to MLHARIAARAFNTPLLVEPSKAMAFLSGLGPRILGRQVDIGDENGGLEGLVVPPARASILAGGMLDDYRQQGEAPYAVVDGIAVIEVSGVLIHRGAWIGQSSGQTSYEGIAAQIEAAASDPSVRGLALEIDSFGGEVAGVFDLADRIRAIRAIKPIWAFVAEHAFSAGYALASQADRILLPRTGAVGSIGVVVMHADLSGQLDQDGVRVTLIHAGSHKVDANPYTPLPADIQDDIQREIEVLRFLFAETVAAGRGAQLSPEAALATEAASFRGTEAVAAGLADEVIDLARGFASFRQSLSPIRASVSSRVATTAQIQSRKDPLMRNDTLPQTEPVPDEAQDSQTQSDIAANGGTDPEVPPTTALVSQSLAAPPAASNSPKADPASALQTSLRAELSAQLRLEAAEITEIAAQAGRLGVTIDAAKALREGTTPAALRRSVLEHAAAAADARDVVAITPAPAVSSNSESPIVAAAKRAAASGAKR, encoded by the coding sequence ATGCTGCATGCCCGCATTGCCGCGCGCGCCTTCAACACGCCGCTGCTGGTTGAGCCCTCCAAAGCCATGGCGTTTCTTTCCGGCCTTGGACCACGCATCCTTGGGCGGCAGGTCGATATTGGTGACGAAAACGGCGGTCTGGAAGGCCTCGTCGTTCCGCCAGCGCGCGCCAGCATTCTAGCAGGTGGGATGCTGGACGATTACCGCCAGCAGGGTGAGGCCCCCTACGCGGTGGTGGATGGCATTGCTGTGATCGAGGTCTCCGGCGTGCTGATCCATCGTGGGGCTTGGATCGGACAGTCCTCGGGCCAGACCAGCTATGAAGGGATAGCAGCACAGATCGAGGCGGCTGCAAGCGACCCGTCCGTGCGCGGCCTCGCATTGGAAATTGACAGTTTTGGTGGCGAAGTTGCGGGTGTTTTTGACCTTGCAGATCGTATTCGTGCAATTCGCGCCATCAAACCCATCTGGGCTTTTGTGGCAGAACACGCCTTCTCGGCCGGTTATGCGCTGGCAAGTCAGGCGGACCGCATTCTGCTGCCGCGCACCGGGGCGGTGGGCAGCATCGGGGTCGTGGTGATGCACGCCGATCTCAGCGGTCAGCTTGATCAAGACGGGGTGCGCGTCACGCTGATCCACGCAGGATCGCACAAGGTTGATGCCAATCCCTACACACCCCTGCCCGCTGATATCCAAGACGACATTCAGCGCGAAATCGAGGTGCTGCGGTTTCTCTTTGCGGAAACGGTGGCAGCGGGGCGCGGCGCGCAGCTTAGCCCAGAAGCCGCACTCGCCACCGAGGCCGCCAGCTTTCGCGGGACCGAGGCTGTGGCGGCGGGTCTTGCCGACGAAGTCATCGATCTTGCGCGTGGGTTTGCCAGTTTTCGACAAAGCTTGTCTCCGATCCGCGCATCCGTCTCATCCCGCGTGGCCACCACGGCCCAAATTCAATCCCGAAAGGATCCTCTCATGCGCAACGACACCTTGCCACAGACCGAACCCGTCCCCGATGAAGCTCAAGACAGCCAAACGCAGAGTGATATTGCCGCAAATGGCGGCACAGATCCCGAAGTGCCACCCACTACAGCCCTTGTTTCCCAATCGCTCGCAGCCCCTCCCGCAGCATCAAACTCACCAAAAGCTGACCCGGCCTCCGCACTCCAGACATCCCTGCGGGCCGAACTTTCCGCCCAGCTTCGCCTTGAAGCGGCAGAGATCACCGAGATCGCAGCGCAAGCGGGACGGCTTGGCGTTACTATCGATGCAGCAAAAGCCCTGAGGGAGGGCACCACGCCTGCGGCGCTGCGCCGTTCAGTGTTGGAGCACGCGGCGGCCGCAGCCGATGCGCGGGATGTGGTGGCAATCACCCCCGCCCCGGCAGTTTCTTCGAACAGTGAAAGCCCTATTGTTGCCGCAGCCAAACGCGCCGCTGCCTCCGGCGCAAAACGCTAA
- a CDS encoding head decoration protein: MTVLTQPPSLGDILKYELNPNYTRETVILLAGTTYPVGAVLGRITASGKYKLATSGGTDGAQTAAAMLLYPVDASGADGTGLIIARGPAIVSKAALVFDATVDDAAKTATKHGQLAALGIIPRDTA, from the coding sequence ATGACCGTCCTGACCCAACCGCCCAGCCTGGGCGATATCCTCAAATATGAGCTGAACCCAAATTATACCCGAGAAACTGTCATTCTGTTGGCAGGAACCACCTATCCCGTGGGTGCTGTGCTGGGCCGCATCACCGCCAGCGGTAAATATAAGCTGGCCACCTCCGGCGGTACGGATGGCGCGCAGACAGCTGCCGCCATGCTGCTCTACCCGGTCGATGCCTCTGGCGCAGATGGCACCGGCCTTATCATCGCGCGCGGCCCCGCCATCGTCTCCAAAGCCGCCCTCGTCTTTGACGCCACCGTCGATGATGCCGCCAAAACCGCGACCAAGCACGGCCAGCTCGCAGCCCTTGGCATCATTCCGCGCGATACCGCTTAA
- a CDS encoding major capsid protein produces MTLTRNPFDAGGYSLAEMTQAINILPNLYTRLGQIGLFRFEGVSQRAIVIEQHQGVLSLLPSVPLGAPATVGNREARSMRSFALPWIPHDDVILPSDIQGMPALGVSDAADPLVEVMNRKLQLMRRKHAQTREYMEMNALRGIVKDGAGTTLYNYFTEFGLEQLAIDFIFGTATTNIQGKVRSVLRAIEDNLLGETMTTAHALVSSEFFDKLISHPKTEEAYKFFSATGGQPLREDMRRAFPFAGVLFEEYNGSVTLSNGTAERLIPAGDGIAFPLGTFDTFTTYGGPANLLEAANTIGLPLYARQHLDEKGRWIDLMTESSILPVNKRPRMAIRLTSST; encoded by the coding sequence ATGACCCTCACCCGCAACCCGTTTGACGCGGGCGGCTATTCGCTCGCCGAGATGACGCAGGCGATCAATATCCTGCCCAATCTTTACACCCGGCTCGGCCAGATCGGCCTCTTTCGCTTTGAGGGTGTCTCGCAACGCGCCATCGTGATCGAACAGCATCAAGGCGTGTTGAGCCTCCTGCCCTCTGTCCCCCTCGGCGCCCCTGCCACCGTCGGCAATCGTGAAGCCCGTTCCATGCGCTCGTTCGCGCTGCCTTGGATCCCGCATGATGATGTGATCCTGCCCTCGGATATTCAGGGCATGCCCGCACTCGGCGTCTCGGACGCAGCCGACCCGCTGGTTGAGGTGATGAACCGCAAGCTGCAGCTGATGCGGCGCAAGCATGCCCAGACTCGCGAATATATGGAGATGAATGCGCTGCGCGGCATTGTGAAGGATGGTGCTGGCACCACGCTTTACAATTACTTCACCGAGTTTGGCCTTGAGCAACTCGCCATCGACTTCATCTTTGGCACCGCCACCACCAATATCCAAGGCAAGGTCCGCTCTGTGTTGCGCGCGATTGAGGACAACCTTTTGGGCGAGACCATGACCACCGCGCATGCGCTGGTCAGCTCGGAGTTCTTTGACAAGCTGATCAGCCATCCCAAAACCGAAGAAGCCTACAAGTTCTTCTCCGCAACGGGCGGGCAGCCCTTGCGCGAGGACATGCGCCGCGCGTTTCCTTTCGCAGGCGTTCTTTTTGAAGAGTACAACGGCTCTGTCACCCTCTCGAATGGGACGGCAGAACGGTTGATCCCGGCGGGCGACGGCATTGCCTTTCCCTTGGGCACGTTTGATACCTTCACCACCTATGGCGGGCCGGCCAATCTCTTGGAAGCGGCCAATACCATTGGTCTGCCCCTCTACGCCCGCCAGCATCTTGATGAGAAGGGCCGCTGGATTGATCTGATGACGGAAAGCTCGATCCTGCCGGTCAACAAGCGGCCGCGCATGGCGATCCGGCTGACGAGTTCGACTTAA